A window from Candidatus Rickettsiella viridis encodes these proteins:
- a CDS encoding penicillin-binding protein activator, which yields MPSLFLRIFFLITLLFTCSYLIGCGQNSVHAPSPIATNTLSESISNGNTQLGTPQIISLLVPLQGPLSGVGQAVKQGFLAAAAQTNQNKPQIIVIDTTKEPTIQAAYDQALAQKAQFVVGPLLKPQVQTLAGLQLSTPILALNYLNSDISTPPELFQFGLSPLDEARQAAQHAWKSGRRSALIMTLSDNWGTQIGQTFADEWKSLGGTVADRLTLAQSSSALTRQISHFLQFKPPHDRRTDFDVIFLASNPKVGRQVIPLLKFYYAGDIPVYATAAIYTGLPNRRLDNDLNQVIFCSAPWTLGQNSPNPLLYEQLLVSANSPGFFRRHRSYYALGVDAFHITQQLAYLNQSLTQTLPGATGELTLNKQRRIVRQLTCAQFRKGHVTLIN from the coding sequence ATGCCTTCCTTATTTTTACGAATATTCTTTTTAATTACGTTGTTATTCACATGCTCCTATTTAATAGGATGTGGCCAAAACTCTGTCCATGCGCCATCGCCTATTGCCACAAACACGCTATCGGAGAGCATATCTAACGGTAATACTCAATTAGGCACTCCGCAAATTATTTCTTTACTCGTTCCATTACAAGGCCCATTAAGCGGCGTTGGCCAAGCGGTTAAGCAAGGCTTTCTGGCTGCTGCTGCGCAAACAAATCAAAACAAACCTCAAATTATCGTCATTGATACTACCAAAGAACCCACTATCCAAGCCGCCTATGACCAGGCTTTGGCACAAAAGGCTCAGTTTGTCGTAGGCCCACTACTTAAACCACAAGTCCAAACACTTGCTGGTTTACAATTGAGCACCCCCATACTTGCGCTCAATTATTTAAATTCTGATATTAGTACGCCTCCCGAATTATTCCAATTTGGTTTATCACCTTTAGATGAAGCGCGACAAGCAGCTCAGCACGCTTGGAAAAGTGGTCGCCGTTCTGCGCTAATTATGACCTTAAGCGATAATTGGGGCACTCAAATAGGACAAACGTTTGCTGATGAATGGAAAAGCTTAGGTGGAACCGTTGCCGATCGCCTAACATTAGCTCAAAGTTCTTCGGCATTAACACGGCAGATAAGTCATTTTCTTCAATTTAAGCCACCACATGACAGACGCACCGATTTTGATGTTATTTTTTTAGCCAGTAATCCCAAAGTAGGTCGGCAAGTTATCCCTTTATTGAAGTTCTACTATGCAGGCGATATTCCTGTCTATGCCACAGCGGCAATTTATACCGGCCTACCCAACCGTCGTTTAGATAACGATCTCAATCAAGTTATTTTCTGTAGCGCACCTTGGACACTCGGGCAAAACTCACCAAATCCTTTACTGTATGAACAGCTATTGGTGTCTGCTAATTCACCTGGGTTTTTTAGACGACACCGTAGCTATTATGCCCTAGGTGTTGATGCATTCCATATTACTCAACAGTTAGCCTATTTAAACCAATCCTTAACGCAAACCTTGCCGGGTGCAACAGGTGAGCTTACATTAAATAAACAACGTCGTATCGTTCGCCAACTGACGTGTGCACAATTTCGTAAAGGCCATGTAACCTTAATCAATTGA
- a CDS encoding YraN family protein, with protein sequence MALISKNLGKQAEDFAYRYLKAQGLCLITRNYACRLGEIDLIMQDKEMLVFVEVRYRQQHRFGHSLETVDAYKQTKLIKTAEYYLQSNPRFAEIPCRFDVLGISAGKPSSLLQKLRPSQHYPAQVEWLKNAFSR encoded by the coding sequence ATGGCGCTTATTTCTAAAAACCTGGGAAAACAAGCTGAAGACTTTGCCTATCGTTATTTAAAAGCCCAAGGTCTATGCCTTATTACTCGCAATTATGCCTGTCGCCTAGGAGAAATTGACTTGATTATGCAAGATAAAGAAATGCTTGTTTTTGTCGAGGTTCGCTATCGCCAGCAACACCGGTTTGGGCATAGCTTAGAAACAGTCGATGCATATAAACAAACTAAATTGATTAAAACTGCCGAGTATTATCTACAATCTAACCCTAGATTCGCAGAAATTCCCTGTCGTTTTGATGTACTGGGCATTTCTGCTGGCAAACCCTCCTCTCTACTGCAAAAGCTTAGGCCTTCCCAGCATTACCCCGCTCAAGTAGAATGGCTTAAAAACGCATTCTCTAGGTAA
- a CDS encoding phosphoheptose isomerase has product MDLLARIKTHFEESIKTKTLALEELPAIILAASQLFVACLMNNNKILVCGNGGSAADSQHFASELINRFEIERPSLPAIALTTDTSTITSIANDYSYNEIFAKQIRALGQDGDILLLISTSGNSESILYACKAAQSRGLKIIALTGKDGGSLASLLNSADIEIRVSGSSTARIQETHLLIIHCLCDLIDKQLFGQ; this is encoded by the coding sequence ATGGATCTTCTGGCACGTATTAAAACTCACTTTGAAGAAAGTATTAAAACTAAAACTCTCGCTTTAGAGGAGCTTCCAGCAATAATACTTGCAGCAAGCCAGCTATTCGTTGCTTGTCTAATGAATAATAATAAGATTCTTGTCTGTGGCAATGGCGGTTCTGCGGCTGATTCTCAGCATTTCGCCTCAGAACTTATTAATCGGTTTGAAATAGAACGCCCTAGCTTACCCGCTATTGCGCTTACCACAGATACCTCCACAATTACTTCCATTGCAAATGACTATAGCTATAATGAAATTTTCGCTAAACAAATCCGTGCGCTTGGCCAAGACGGAGATATTTTACTACTGATTTCAACCAGTGGTAATTCAGAAAGTATACTATATGCATGCAAAGCAGCACAAAGTAGAGGCTTAAAAATAATTGCGTTGACAGGTAAAGATGGAGGTTCACTAGCAAGCTTGTTAAACTCTGCTGATATTGAAATACGTGTCTCAGGCTCATCCACCGCACGCATACAAGAAACACACTTATTAATTATCCATTGTTTGTGCGATCTCATCGACAAGCAACTCTTTGGTCAATAA
- a CDS encoding M15 family metallopeptidase, with the protein MHRIVVQKLLLLFYTFFFFTINSYATEKTSNFVALKSQAPSIQEDIRYVTSNNFMGRPIMGYKNPICILTKQAAIALLHVQNVLNKNNLGLRVFDCYRPQMAVDDFFQWSQNPNDQKMKAEYYPHINKSELFQRNYIAHRSGHSRGSTVDLTIIDLKTNEPLDMGTPFDFLDPLSQPSNRSVSPEQFKNRMLLQTLMREAGFSSLKNEWWHFSLRNEPYKHIYFNFPVA; encoded by the coding sequence ATGCATAGAATAGTAGTTCAAAAACTTCTACTACTTTTTTACACATTTTTTTTCTTCACTATCAATAGTTACGCAACAGAAAAAACCAGCAATTTTGTAGCATTAAAAAGTCAAGCCCCCTCTATTCAAGAAGATATTCGATATGTTACATCGAATAATTTTATGGGTCGCCCCATCATGGGATATAAAAATCCCATTTGTATTTTGACAAAGCAAGCGGCCATAGCTTTATTGCATGTACAAAACGTACTCAATAAAAATAATCTAGGATTGCGCGTTTTTGATTGTTATAGACCACAAATGGCTGTAGATGACTTTTTCCAATGGAGCCAGAACCCTAACGATCAAAAAATGAAAGCGGAGTATTATCCACATATCAATAAAAGCGAATTATTTCAGCGCAATTACATTGCCCATCGTTCAGGACATAGTCGCGGCAGTACAGTAGACCTAACGATCATTGATTTAAAAACCAACGAGCCGCTTGATATGGGGACTCCTTTTGATTTTTTAGATCCATTATCCCAGCCATCCAATCGAAGTGTCAGCCCAGAACAATTTAAAAATCGCATGCTGTTGCAAACACTGATGCGAGAAGCTGGCTTTAGTTCACTAAAAAATGAATGGTGGCATTTTAGCTTACGAAATGAGCCCTATAAACATATATATTTTAATTTTCCTGTCGCATAA
- a CDS encoding scabin-related ADP-ribosyltransferase: protein MAKNKKNELLQCYLNALENYCKRKPRQGCMPTFFTKYRHSFKEYPVLVRLHKALAEEQDSVSALTVVINHFITNTAAFNNHSFNNYFMDELKSSESFKDIEWDCFTPKAIKHYTSSLKRGDTRPPEVIFKSGFKERSPSKSYSDYLKYYTGTIGISTSKDFFAAINYPMRRENLILKYIRALFKCSAYDQKPRYVYLIDYQGADGFDILKTGQARGLSFSGVFHQDRFNALQDKEVNVKGAISPEYIRGVYESTDGRSWLWRENPVYMASIKPDEIEKSPTHNIIGL from the coding sequence ATGGCCAAAAATAAAAAAAATGAATTACTACAATGTTACTTAAATGCGTTAGAAAATTATTGTAAAAGAAAGCCAAGACAAGGCTGTATGCCGACTTTTTTTACAAAATATAGGCATTCTTTTAAAGAATATCCTGTATTAGTTAGACTACACAAAGCACTCGCGGAAGAACAAGATAGCGTTTCAGCATTGACGGTAGTGATTAATCACTTTATCACTAACACAGCGGCCTTTAACAATCATTCTTTTAACAATTACTTTATGGATGAGTTAAAAAGTTCAGAATCTTTTAAAGATATTGAGTGGGATTGTTTTACGCCAAAGGCTATAAAGCACTATACCAGTTCACTCAAGCGTGGTGATACGCGACCACCTGAGGTCATTTTTAAATCTGGATTTAAAGAGAGAAGCCCGTCAAAGTCTTATTCAGACTATCTCAAATATTATACAGGAACTATCGGTATATCTACTAGTAAAGATTTTTTTGCTGCGATTAACTATCCAATGCGCAGGGAAAATTTAATATTAAAATATATTCGTGCCCTATTTAAATGTTCTGCCTATGATCAGAAGCCTCGCTATGTCTATCTTATTGATTATCAAGGAGCAGATGGTTTTGATATTTTAAAAACAGGACAAGCACGTGGTTTAAGTTTTTCTGGTGTTTTTCATCAAGATCGTTTTAATGCCTTGCAAGATAAAGAAGTTAACGTTAAAGGCGCTATTAGCCCTGAATATATTCGTGGTGTTTATGAGTCAACAGATGGTAGATCATGGTTGTGGCGTGAGAATCCAGTGTACATGGCTAGCATTAAACCGGATGAAATCGAAAAAAGCCCTACTCATAATATAATAGGGCTTTAG
- a CDS encoding histidine phosphatase family protein, with protein sequence MKIIFSRHGNTFSPGETPVWVGAREDLPLVDSGIQQAKNLAHVIQEVGLNLKAIYCGPLSRTNNYAKIIVEELHSSLKPMIDPRLNEIDYGKWSGLSNVEIQAQGDADALVAWEKLSQWPKEADWLDSPDIIFSEIKAFTDDLIKKYAADDAVLVVTSNGRLRYFLQLIPGAFTQHIQNNTFKVSTGNICLFEHDSQGWQVKFWNKKPEYCLYGFF encoded by the coding sequence ATGAAAATAATTTTTTCTAGACACGGCAATACCTTCTCCCCTGGAGAAACGCCCGTATGGGTGGGGGCAAGAGAAGATTTGCCACTGGTTGATTCAGGTATTCAACAAGCTAAAAATTTAGCGCATGTTATTCAAGAAGTCGGTTTAAATTTAAAAGCAATTTACTGTGGTCCTCTGAGCAGAACAAACAATTACGCTAAAATTATTGTAGAGGAGCTTCATTCTTCACTAAAACCGATGATTGATCCTCGTTTAAATGAAATTGATTATGGAAAGTGGTCTGGCTTGAGTAATGTAGAGATTCAGGCGCAAGGTGATGCTGACGCATTGGTTGCTTGGGAGAAATTAAGTCAATGGCCAAAAGAAGCCGATTGGCTAGATTCTCCTGACATTATTTTCAGCGAAATTAAGGCATTTACAGACGATTTAATAAAAAAATACGCAGCAGACGATGCGGTTCTTGTTGTTACGAGTAACGGGCGCTTACGTTATTTTTTGCAATTGATCCCAGGTGCGTTTACGCAACATATTCAGAATAATACTTTTAAAGTAAGTACAGGTAATATTTGTTTATTTGAGCATGATTCTCAAGGATGGCAGGTTAAATTTTGGAATAAAAAACCCGAATATTGTTTATATGGTTTTTTTTAA
- the kdsB gene encoding 3-deoxy-manno-octulosonate cytidylyltransferase, which produces MKAIIVIPARYHSGRFPGKPLTPIKGHSLLYRVWCIAKSVKQIDEVYIATDHADIQSHAVAFGAKVIMTEACENGTARVFNAISTLNEKPEIIFNLQGDAVLTPPWIIQALIDTMLANSNIAMTTPATRITRDQYASMQADKLKGEVGGTMVVCDKDDNALYFSKSMIPYLRDTMMENPPLYRHIGLYAYRYVTLEKYTTLSAMPLEILEGLEQLRLLENGVAIRVVMVDYKGRTHASIDSPDDVKRVELIIDKEGELVEIK; this is translated from the coding sequence ATGAAAGCTATTATTGTTATTCCCGCACGCTACCATTCAGGTCGCTTTCCAGGCAAGCCATTAACACCAATTAAAGGCCACAGCTTGCTTTATAGGGTTTGGTGTATTGCTAAATCAGTTAAACAGATTGACGAGGTTTATATTGCGACTGATCATGCAGATATTCAATCCCATGCAGTTGCGTTTGGTGCAAAAGTCATCATGACTGAAGCTTGTGAAAATGGAACGGCACGTGTGTTTAATGCTATTTCTACGTTAAATGAAAAACCGGAGATTATTTTTAACTTGCAAGGTGATGCGGTTTTAACACCACCGTGGATTATTCAGGCATTGATCGATACGATGTTGGCAAATTCTAATATAGCGATGACAACGCCAGCGACGCGCATAACACGAGATCAGTACGCCAGTATGCAGGCAGACAAATTAAAAGGCGAAGTGGGCGGGACTATGGTTGTCTGTGATAAAGACGATAATGCCTTGTATTTTTCCAAAAGCATGATCCCTTACCTGAGAGATACTATGATGGAAAATCCCCCGCTGTATCGGCATATTGGTCTGTATGCGTACCGTTATGTAACATTGGAAAAATATACGACGCTTTCTGCCATGCCATTAGAAATCCTTGAAGGGCTTGAACAATTGCGATTGTTAGAAAATGGCGTCGCTATTCGAGTGGTGATGGTCGATTATAAAGGTCGTACACATGCCTCTATTGATAGCCCTGATGATGTGAAGCGTGTGGAATTGATTATTGATAAAGAAGGTGAATTAGTAGAAATTAAATAG
- the acs gene encoding acetate--CoA ligase — protein MRLGLKVERRILLITVNCLDRHLAQYADKPALIWEGEPGEQRQLTYQALHEAVCQFANGLKTLGIKKADFVTLYMPLIPELIIAVLACARLGVIHNVVFGGYSVQALESRIQDSKTKCVITADGGYRRGKVIPLKSVVDEALVACTHVEKVIVYQRTQEPISLKPKRDIWWHDLIQSQPIDCVAEPLDSEDVLFILYTSGSTGVPKGIFHSTAGYMVGAYYTSKIVFDLKPEDIYWCTADVGWITGHTYVVYGPLLNAASMVIYEGAPNWPDPSRFWKFIDKYKVSIFYTAPTAVRSFMKWGDEWIEGSDLSSLRLLGSVGEPLNPEAWVWYSKKIGKERCPIVDTWWQTETGAIMISPLPGTTATKPGSVAKPLPGVVVDIVDPSSGESVPLGQGGALVIRQPWPSMLRGIWNDPERYAEQYWSQISHVYFSGDSAHYDEQGYIWILGRVDDVIKVSGHRLGTAEIESALLSYPSVAEAAVVAIPDKTTGQAITAFVTLCDAAVASPVLKDKIINQVRNTIGPLAQPKQLIFTVSLPKTRSGKIMRRLLRDVAANRQINQDVSTLEDFSVLMELQKKGRDNQHV, from the coding sequence ATGCGACTTGGTTTGAAGGTGGAAAGACGAATATTGCTTATAACTGTTAACTGTTTGGATCGACATTTAGCGCAATATGCTGATAAGCCGGCATTGATTTGGGAAGGTGAACCAGGCGAACAACGCCAATTAACTTATCAAGCGTTGCATGAGGCAGTTTGCCAATTTGCTAATGGGTTAAAAACGCTGGGAATAAAAAAAGCGGATTTTGTTACGCTTTACATGCCTTTAATTCCAGAGCTCATCATTGCCGTGTTAGCTTGTGCTCGTCTCGGTGTTATTCATAATGTGGTTTTTGGTGGTTATTCTGTACAAGCGTTAGAAAGCCGCATTCAGGATTCTAAAACGAAATGCGTCATTACGGCTGATGGCGGTTATAGGCGCGGCAAGGTTATCCCGCTAAAATCTGTGGTAGATGAAGCATTAGTGGCTTGTACGCATGTAGAAAAAGTGATTGTTTATCAGCGTACCCAAGAGCCCATTTCTTTAAAACCTAAGCGTGATATTTGGTGGCATGATTTGATCCAATCACAGCCAATCGATTGTGTTGCTGAACCGTTAGATAGCGAGGATGTGCTTTTTATTCTTTATACTTCAGGTTCTACGGGTGTACCGAAAGGAATTTTTCACAGTACTGCCGGTTACATGGTGGGTGCTTATTATACGTCGAAAATAGTATTTGATTTAAAACCAGAAGATATTTATTGGTGTACAGCGGATGTTGGCTGGATTACAGGGCATACGTATGTTGTTTATGGCCCGTTATTAAATGCGGCGAGCATGGTTATTTATGAAGGTGCACCTAACTGGCCTGACCCCAGTCGTTTTTGGAAATTTATTGATAAGTATAAAGTTAGTATTTTCTATACGGCGCCGACAGCGGTTCGTTCATTTATGAAATGGGGCGATGAATGGATAGAGGGGAGCGATCTCTCTTCTTTACGCTTATTAGGTAGCGTAGGTGAACCATTAAATCCAGAGGCTTGGGTTTGGTATTCAAAAAAAATAGGTAAAGAGCGTTGTCCCATTGTAGATACATGGTGGCAAACTGAAACAGGCGCTATTATGATTTCGCCACTGCCAGGCACGACTGCAACAAAACCAGGTTCAGTTGCTAAACCTTTGCCGGGTGTGGTGGTTGATATTGTGGATCCTTCTTCAGGTGAATCAGTTCCTTTAGGACAAGGAGGTGCTTTAGTGATTCGCCAGCCATGGCCTAGTATGCTGCGTGGCATTTGGAATGATCCTGAACGTTATGCAGAACAATATTGGAGTCAAATTTCTCATGTGTATTTTTCAGGGGATAGCGCGCATTACGATGAACAAGGTTACATTTGGATTTTGGGGCGTGTAGATGATGTGATTAAAGTGTCGGGGCATCGTTTAGGTACGGCTGAGATCGAATCTGCTTTACTGAGTTATCCTTCTGTTGCGGAAGCAGCGGTGGTAGCGATACCTGATAAAACAACGGGTCAGGCGATTACAGCATTTGTTACGTTGTGTGATGCCGCCGTCGCTTCCCCAGTATTAAAAGATAAAATTATTAATCAAGTGCGAAATACAATCGGTCCTTTAGCGCAGCCAAAACAACTTATTTTTACCGTCTCGTTACCTAAAACGCGATCAGGAAAAATTATGCGTCGTTTATTACGTGACGTTGCAGCTAATCGCCAGATTAATCAAGATGTTTCTACCCTGGAAGATTTTTCAGTATTAATGGAATTACAAAAGAAAGGTAGAGATAATCAACACGTATGA
- a CDS encoding acetyl-coenzyme A synthetase N-terminal domain-containing protein translates to MPISESQIVSSVLNETRVFPPPPHFAEKAAIKSMADYEQIYRYSIEHPEQFWAEIAGELDWLKPWDKVLTWKEPYATWFEGGKTNIAYNC, encoded by the coding sequence ATGCCTATCAGCGAATCACAAATCGTGAGTTCTGTATTGAATGAAACGCGTGTTTTTCCTCCCCCTCCACACTTTGCTGAGAAGGCGGCTATTAAATCAATGGCAGATTATGAACAAATATACCGCTATTCGATTGAGCATCCTGAACAATTTTGGGCCGAGATTGCTGGGGAGCTTGATTGGCTTAAACCATGGGATAAGGTTTTAACGTGGAAAGAACCCTATGCGACTTGGTTTGAAGGTGGAAAGACGAATATTGCTTATAACTGTTAA
- a CDS encoding DUF1328 family protein: protein MLMWAFIFLAIAIIAAIVGYTGVFIAAAGIAKIIFLIFIILAIISFITMLFRRRP, encoded by the coding sequence ATGTTAATGTGGGCTTTTATATTTCTAGCCATTGCTATCATAGCGGCTATTGTGGGATACACCGGTGTTTTTATAGCCGCTGCAGGCATTGCTAAAATCATCTTTCTCATATTCATTATATTGGCGATTATTTCATTTATAACGATGTTGTTCCGCAGACGACCATAA
- the tgt gene encoding tRNA guanosine(34) transglycosylase Tgt codes for MNNQFSSRLIKASKATSARVMEITTPHGILTTPTFMPVGTRAFVNHMTPDDLIHAGSQIILGGNTYHMLLNPGMDVIKASGGMHRLMAWNKPMLTDSGGFQVFSLSKNSKICRIDSEGAHFKHPINGKVIHLTPKSSIETQKIIGADIIMAFDECTPEQGGREAALPAMERTHRWLLESKETYLASPYSAYGYKQALFGIVQGGSFQDLREQSARFIVDADLEGIAIGGEVIGFNMQKTGEVIDWVRPLLPANKVRYTMGVGLNPQDLIDVVKKGIDLFDCVAPTRNARHGGLYHGKISKTADWITFLSEEQNGRLFIGKAIYAKDDRPILEGCLCYTCLHFSRAYLRFLFKQGSSLYSQLACIHNIFIMQTVCEQLRALILAERTEE; via the coding sequence ATGAATAATCAATTTTCGTCACGGCTTATTAAAGCGAGCAAAGCGACTTCCGCTAGAGTAATGGAAATAACAACACCGCATGGAATACTGACCACGCCGACGTTTATGCCTGTAGGAACACGGGCGTTTGTTAATCACATGACACCCGATGATCTTATTCATGCCGGTTCACAAATTATTTTAGGTGGGAATACCTATCATATGTTGCTTAACCCGGGAATGGATGTGATAAAAGCAAGTGGTGGTATGCATCGTTTGATGGCGTGGAATAAACCGATGCTAACGGATAGCGGTGGGTTCCAAGTATTTAGTTTATCTAAAAATTCAAAAATTTGTCGCATTGATTCAGAAGGTGCGCATTTTAAACATCCCATCAATGGGAAAGTTATTCATTTAACGCCAAAAAGCTCTATAGAAACACAGAAAATTATCGGTGCTGATATTATTATGGCATTCGATGAATGTACGCCGGAACAAGGTGGAAGAGAAGCGGCATTGCCGGCCATGGAGCGTACACATCGTTGGTTATTAGAGTCAAAAGAAACCTATCTAGCATCACCTTATTCTGCTTATGGGTATAAACAAGCGTTGTTTGGCATTGTTCAAGGTGGTAGTTTTCAAGACCTTCGAGAGCAAAGCGCACGCTTTATTGTTGACGCCGATCTCGAAGGTATTGCTATAGGTGGAGAAGTCATTGGTTTTAATATGCAGAAAACCGGTGAAGTCATTGATTGGGTACGTCCTTTATTGCCGGCTAATAAAGTGCGATATACGATGGGTGTAGGTCTTAACCCACAAGATTTAATTGACGTGGTTAAAAAAGGTATAGACTTATTTGACTGTGTTGCACCGACACGAAATGCACGGCATGGTGGGTTATACCATGGAAAAATAAGTAAAACAGCCGACTGGATAACGTTTCTTAGTGAAGAACAAAATGGCAGGTTGTTTATTGGGAAAGCGATTTATGCAAAAGATGACAGACCTATTTTAGAAGGTTGTTTATGTTATACTTGCTTACACTTCAGCCGCGCGTATTTGCGTTTTTTATTTAAACAAGGATCGTCTCTTTATAGCCAATTGGCATGTATTCATAATATTTTCATTATGCAGACAGTTTGCGAGCAACTACGCGCTTTGATTCTTGCGGAGCGAACTGAAGAGTAA
- a CDS encoding RNA methyltransferase: MTLPELLARIRIVLVNPSDPGNIGAAARAMKTMGLRHLYLVAPEAFPHRKASVRASNALDVLANTVVVDTLEEALKDCHLVFGTSTRVRELNWVSLAAREAAEKITEMPQQEIAILFGCERCGLSNQELQQCHFQITIPANTVYSSLNLASAVQIVCYELRVAFLNKKATVIKQRDLAKVEQLEYFYQHLESVLKSVNFLQPVRSQQIMDRLRRLFSRAELDVTEVKILRGVLSATQKKLLASSHKINDE, from the coding sequence ATGACCCTACCAGAGCTTCTTGCGCGAATCCGTATCGTTTTAGTTAATCCCAGTGACCCCGGTAATATTGGTGCTGCCGCGCGAGCCATGAAGACGATGGGGTTAAGGCATCTTTATCTGGTTGCGCCGGAGGCTTTTCCTCATCGTAAAGCATCTGTGAGGGCTAGTAACGCCTTAGATGTTTTGGCAAACACCGTGGTGGTTGATACGCTAGAAGAGGCGCTCAAGGATTGTCATTTAGTCTTTGGCACGAGTACACGAGTGCGTGAGCTTAATTGGGTATCTTTAGCGGCTCGTGAAGCCGCGGAAAAAATAACTGAAATGCCACAGCAAGAAATCGCTATTTTGTTTGGGTGTGAACGTTGTGGCTTGAGCAATCAAGAGTTGCAGCAATGCCATTTTCAAATTACCATTCCTGCTAATACGGTTTATAGTTCCTTAAACCTTGCATCGGCCGTACAAATTGTTTGTTATGAGCTTCGAGTGGCTTTCTTAAATAAAAAAGCCACGGTAATTAAGCAAAGGGATTTAGCGAAGGTAGAACAACTTGAATATTTTTACCAGCATTTAGAAAGCGTATTAAAGTCAGTTAATTTTTTGCAACCTGTTCGTAGTCAGCAAATTATGGATCGTTTGCGTCGTTTATTTAGTCGTGCTGAATTGGATGTAACCGAAGTAAAGATTTTACGGGGTGTATTGAGTGCAACGCAAAAAAAACTGCTGGCTAGTAGCCATAAAATAAATGATGAATAA
- a CDS encoding inositol monophosphatase family protein: MHPFLNIADRAARQAGKIILDGLNRLDRIRLHKKEDNRGIVTEIDLKAEKAIIEIIQEAYPRHGIMAEESNSIDGTDYLWIIDPLDGTSNFIHDFPHFAVSIAIKNQEKNKIEYALVYDPLRQETFSASRGQGAYLNNTQRFTRRLRVSDRTSIEESLLGISIPSRGGLNTLASSLNKEALRHMMAQASGIRRTGSAVLDLAYVAAGRLDATLELNLEPWDMAAGILLIQEAGGIVCDLKGGENYFETGHIIGANPKLCPLLLKAIQ; encoded by the coding sequence ATGCATCCTTTTTTAAATATCGCCGACCGTGCTGCTCGACAAGCAGGAAAAATCATTTTAGACGGCCTAAACCGTTTAGACCGCATAAGGCTACACAAAAAAGAGGATAATCGCGGCATCGTCACAGAAATCGATCTAAAAGCTGAAAAAGCGATTATCGAGATAATCCAAGAGGCTTACCCTCGCCATGGCATCATGGCTGAAGAAAGCAATAGTATTGATGGTACAGACTATCTCTGGATCATCGATCCTTTAGATGGCACCAGTAACTTCATCCATGATTTTCCTCACTTCGCTGTTTCTATTGCCATTAAAAACCAAGAGAAAAATAAAATTGAGTATGCTCTCGTCTATGACCCTTTGCGACAAGAAACATTTTCCGCATCACGGGGCCAAGGTGCTTATTTAAATAATACACAACGTTTCACCCGCCGTTTACGCGTCAGTGACCGTACAAGCATCGAAGAGTCACTTTTAGGGATTTCAATCCCCTCTAGAGGAGGACTCAATACCTTAGCCTCTTCGCTTAACAAAGAAGCACTACGCCATATGATGGCTCAAGCCAGCGGTATCCGCCGTACCGGCTCAGCTGTTCTTGATCTGGCTTATGTAGCCGCTGGCCGTTTAGATGCCACATTAGAGCTTAATCTTGAACCTTGGGATATGGCGGCGGGAATTTTACTCATTCAAGAAGCAGGCGGAATCGTCTGTGATTTAAAGGGTGGCGAAAATTACTTCGAAACAGGTCATATTATCGGCGCAAATCCAAAGCTCTGCCCCTTATTACTAAAAGCAATTCAATAG